The sequence CCGCCCCCTTCGTGGGGCGGGCGTCGTCGTCTGCACAGCGTGAGTTCGCGCCCGTCCCCGGGCATGGGTCGACCCCGCGAGGCGGTGACCTCCGGGGCCGGTGGCCGTCACCTGGCGAGAGGTTCGGGCTCGCGCAGCATAACAGGTCTCGACGGCGAGCTCTGCGGCCGCCTAGCCGAGCAGCCCCATCGCCCACTGCGCGACCCACAACACGCCCATCCCCGCGCCGAGCGTCGCGAGCGTGTTCTTGGTGCGCAACGCCACGAGCAGCGCGACGACTGCCGCAACCGTACGGGCCGGAGCGAGGCTGTAGACGGCACCCTGATGCACGTAGAGCGCACCGGGCACAACGAGCGCGGTGAGCGCTGCCACTGGCACGTGCTTGAGCAGCCGCTCGAGCCACGCAGGATGCGGCACGTGACCATGCAGGATGATCGCCATGCTTCGCATCGACCACGTGCCGGCGGTCAGCACGACGATGAGCAGCCAGAATTGGGCGGTCGGCGTCACTTCGCCTCACCCGGCTTCGGCCTGTCCGCCCAGGCGCCGAACACCATGCCCGCCAGAATCGCGACGATGAGTCCACTCTGGAGCGGCAGCACGGGTACGAGCACGGCTGACGCGACGCCCGTGACCAGCGCGACCCCCACGCCCGTCCGGTCCTTCATCGCCGGCGCGAGCATCGCGAGGAAGACAAGCGGGACCGCGAACTCGAGCCCCCACGATGCGGGGATGAACGGCCCGGCAAGCGCGCCGACGATCGTCGAGATCTGCCACACCGTCCACAACGCCGCACCGCCGCCGAAGTAGTACCAGATGACACTCACGTCCTCGCGGTACCGCCCCTCGGTCATCGTCGATGCGTAGTTCTGGTCGACGAGCATGTAGCCGAGAATCGGCCGAAGCCATCCGGGTGCCTCGGAGAGTAGCGGGGCGATCGAGGTGGAGTAGATGAACATGCGCGCGTTGA comes from Coriobacteriia bacterium and encodes:
- a CDS encoding AzlD domain-containing protein, giving the protein MRSMAIILHGHVPHPAWLERLLKHVPVAALTALVVPGALYVHQGAVYSLAPARTVAAVVALLVALRTKNTLATLGAGMGVLWVAQWAMGLLG
- a CDS encoding AzlC family ABC transporter permease; this translates as MIAGARGVLPILVGVIPFGLVAGAAVIQAGLGMAEAIGMSVFVFAGASQIAATTLFGGGAPLWVALGTALVINARMFIYSTSIAPLLSEAPGWLRPILGYMLVDQNYASTMTEGRYREDVSVIWYYFGGGAALWTVWQISTIVGALAGPFIPASWGLEFAVPLVFLAMLAPAMKDRTGVGVALVTGVASAVLVPVLPLQSGLIVAILAGMVFGAWADRPKPGEAK